A part of Mesoplodon densirostris isolate mMesDen1 chromosome 10, mMesDen1 primary haplotype, whole genome shotgun sequence genomic DNA contains:
- the EPM2AIP1 gene encoding EPM2A-interacting protein 1 translates to MWMTPKRSKMEIDESRGFRAEWTQRYLVVEAPEGEGALCLVCRRLVVATGEPDVRHHYEAEHDYYERYVAEGERAALVERLRQGDLPEAAPLTPEERAARAGLGLARLLALKGCGWGEGDFVHRCMEVMLRDVLPDHVSVLDGIDLSPEITRQRVLDINQNLRSQLFNRAKDFKAYSLALDDQAFVAYENYLLVFVRGVGHDLEVQEELLTIINLTHHFSVGALMAAILEALQTAGLSLQRMVGLTTTHTLRMIGENSGLVSYMREKAVSPNCWNVIHYSGFLHLELLSSYDVDVNQIVNAISEWIVLIKTRGVRRPEFQALLTESESEHGERVNGRCLNNWLRKGKTLKLIFSLRKEIRTFLVSIGATTVHFTDKEWLCDFGFLVDIMDHLRELSELLRVSKVFAAAAFDHICTFEVKLNLLQRHIEEKNLTHFAALSQVVDELKGHIQDDEKILDPGRYRVVICRLQKEFERHFKDLKFIKKDLELFANPFSFKPEYAPISVRVELTKLQANSNLWNEYRTKDLGQFYAGLSAESYPIIKGVACKVASLFDSSKICEKAFSYLTRNQHTLSQPLTDEHLHALFRIATTEIEPHWDDLVRGRNESNP, encoded by the coding sequence ATGTGGATGACGCCCAAGAGGAGCAAAATGGAAATCGACGAGTCTCGGGGCTTCCGGGCCGAGTGGACCCAGCGGTACCTAGTGGTGGAGGCTCCGGAGGGCGAGGGCGCCCTGTGCCTGGTGTGTCGCCGCCTGGTCGTAGCCACCGGCGAACCCGACGTCAGGCACCACTACGAGGCCGAGCACGACTATTACGAGCGGTATGTGGCGGAGGGCGAGCGCGCGGCCCTGGTGGAGCGTCTGCGTCAGGGCGACTTGCCCGAGGCCGCCCCGCTCACTCCGGAGGAGAGAGCTGCTCGTGCAGGTCTCGGGCTCGCCCGCCTCTTGGCCTTGAAGGGTTGTGGCTGGGGCGAGGGGGACTTTGTGCACCGGTGCATGGAGGTGATGCTGAGAGATGTGCTGCCCGATCACGTAAGCGTTCTGGATGGCATTGATTTATCTCCGGAGATCACGCGGCAGAGGGTCCTGGACATTAACCAAAATCTACGCAGTCAGCTTTTTAACCGAGCCAAGGACTTTAAAGCCTATTCCCTTGCCTTGGACGACCAGGCTTTTGTGGCCTATGAAAACTACCTCCTGGTCTTTGTCCGCGGCGTAGGCCACGATTTGGAGGTGCAAGAAGAGCTTCTGACCATAATCAACCTGACTCATCATTTCAGTGTTGGTGCCCTCATGGCGGCAATCCTTGAGGCCCTGCAGACGGCAGGGCTTAGCCTGCAGCGGATGGTTGGACTGACCACGACCCACACTCTGAGGATGATTGGTGAGAACTCAGGACTGGTGTCATACATGAGAGAAAAGGCTGTAAGCCCCAACTGTTGGAATGTGATCCATTATTCAGGATTTCTTCACTTGGAACTGTTGAGCTCCTACGATGTAGATGTTAATCAGATCGTAAATGCCATATCTGAATGGATAGTTTTGATTAAGACCAGAGGCGTTAGGCGGCCGGAATTTCAGGCTTTACTAACTGAATCTGAATCAGAGCACGGTGAAAGGGTTAATGGACGCTGTCTGAACAATTGGCTTAGAAAAGGGAAGACTTTAAAACTAATATTTTCCTTAAGAAAAGAGATAAGAACATTCTTGGTTTCGATAGGGGCAACAACAGtccatttcacagacaaggaaTGGCTTTGTGACTTTGGCTTCTTGGTGGATATTATGGACCACCTTCGAGAACTCAGCGAACTATTGAGAGTGAGTAAAGTCTTTGCTGCTGCTGCCTTTGACCATATTTGTACCTTTGAAGTGAAGCTGAATTTACTTCAGAGACATATCgaggaaaaaaatctaacacACTTTGCCGCCTTGAGCCAAGTTGTTGATGAGCTTAAAGGGCATATTCAAGACGACGAAAAAATACTCGATCCTGGTAGGTATCGAGTGGTGATCTGTCGCCTACAAAAAGAGTTTGAGAGACATTTCAAGGACCTCAAGTTCATTAAAAAGGACTTAGAACTTTTTGCAAATCCATTTAGCTTTAAACCTGAATATGCACCTATATCAGTAAGGGTGGAGCTAACAAAACTTCAGGCAAATAGTAACCTTTGGAACGAATACAGAACCAAAGACTTAGGGCAGTTCTATGCCGGATTGTCTGCTGAATCTTACCCGATTATCAAAGGGGTTGCCTGTAAGGTGGCATCCTTGTTTGATAGTAGCAAAATCTGTGAAAAGGCTTTTTCATATTTGACTCGAAACCAACACACTTTGAGCCAGCCATTGACAGACGAACACCTCCATGCCCTGTTTCGGATTGCCACCACTGAAATAGAGCCGCATTGGGATGATCTTGTGAGAGGAAGAAATGAATCAAATCCATAA